The following are from one region of the Mauremys reevesii isolate NIE-2019 linkage group 2, ASM1616193v1, whole genome shotgun sequence genome:
- the SLC20A1 gene encoding sodium-dependent phosphate transporter 1, which produces MEFTIESTTALMDLLTESKASGPMVAFLWMLILGFIIAFVLAFSVGANDVANSFGTAVGSGVVTLRQACILASIFETVGSVLLGAKVSETIRKGLIDVEMYNSTQELLMAGSISAMFGSAVWQLAASFLRLPISGTHCIVGATIGFSLVAKGQKGVQWSELLKIVLSWFISPLLSGIMSAILFFLVRMFILRKADPVPNGLRALPVFYACTIGINLFSIMYSGAPLLGFDKLPIWGILLTSAGSAVVCALIVWFFVCPRMKKKIEREVKSSPSESPLMEKKNSQKEDQDEYKVPLGNGVGDKSSVTDVSAVHHRAAVEERTVSFNLGDVEEAPERERLPSVDLKETNIDSGAVRLPSGNLVQFNQAVSNQINSSGHYQYHTVHKDSGLYKELLHKLHLAKVGDCMGDSGDKPLRRNNSYTSYTMAICGMPLDSFRAKEGEPKGEEMEKLTWPGADTKKRIRMDSYTSYCNAVADTHPAADVDMDVGKVEIGSGDRKCSTGSLEEWHDQDRPEVSLLFQFLQILTACFGSFAHGGNDVSNAIGPLVALYLVYQTGDVASKVATPIWLLLYGGAGICIGLWVWGRRVIQTMGKDLTPITPSSGFSIELASALTVVIASNVGLPISTTHCKVGSVVSVGWLRSRKAVDWRLFRNIFLAWFVTVPISGLISAAIMALFKYAILGV; this is translated from the exons ATGGAATTCACAATCGAATCAACAACGGCTCTGATGGATCTGCTAACAGAAAGTAAGGCATCTGGTCCCATGGTAGCTTTCCTCTGGATGCTGATATTGGGCTTCATCATTGCCTTTGTGTTGGCGTTTTCTGTGGGTGCCAATGATGTTGCAAACTCATTCGGAACTGCAGTGGGGTCAGGTGTAGTGACTCTGCGGCAAGCATGTATCCTGGCATCTATCTTTGAAACGGTGGGCTCTGTTCTGCTGGGTGCTAAAGTGAGTGAGACCATCCGGAAGGGGTTGATTGACGTGGAGATGTACAACTCTACACAAGAGCTACTCATGGCTGGCTCAATCAGCGCTATGTTTG GGTCAGCTGTGTGGCAGCTAGCAGCTTCATTCTTGAGGCTTCCCATTTCTGGTACCCATTGTATTGTTGGAGCGACAATTGGCTTTTCGCTGGTGGCCAAAGGACAGAAAGGCGTCCAGTGGTCAGAGCTGCTTAAAATTG TGTTGTCCTGGTTCATCTCTCCCCTGCTTTCTGGCATCATGTCTGCTATCCTGTTCTTCCTTGTCCGTATGTTCATTCTTCGTAAG GCAGATCCAGTTCCCAATGGATTGCGAGCTTTGCCAGTCTTCTATGCCTGTACCATTGGGATCAACCTCTTTTCCATCATGTATAGTGGTGCACCTT TGCTGGGCTTTGACAAACTTCCTATCTGGGGTATCCTTCTAACTTCGGCGGGGAGTGCTGTTGTCTGTGCTCTCATCGTCTGGTTCTTTGTATGTCCAAGAATGAAGAAGAAAATAGAAC GAGAGGTCAAGTCAAGTCCTTCTGAGAGCCCCTTGATGGAGAAAAAAAACAGCCAGAAGGAAGACCAAGATGAATATAAAGTGCCACTGGGCAATGGCGTGGGTGACAAGAGCTCTGTCACTGATGTGTCTGCCGTGCATCACAGGGCAGCCGTGGAGGAGAGAACAGTCTCCTTCAATCTGGGAGATGTGGAGGAAGCCCCAGAGCGGGAGAGGCTCCCTAGTGTTGACCTGAAGGAAACCAACATTGATAGTG GAGCTGTGCGATTACCCAGTGGCAACCTTGTTCAGTTCAACCAAGCTGTCAGCAATCAGATCAATTCCAGTGGCCACTACCAGTACCACACTGTGCACAAGGATTCGGGCCTGTACAAAGAGCTGCTGCACAAGCTTCACCTGGCCAAAGTGGGCGATTGCATGGGGGACTCTGGCGACAAGCCCCTGAGACGCAACAACAGCTACACATCGTACACTATGGCCATCTGTGGCATGCCGCTGGATTCATTCCGTGCCAAAGAGGGTGAGCCCAAGGGGGAGGAGATGGAAAAGCTGACCTGGCCTGGAGCAGACACTAAGAAGAGGATCCGTATGGACAGCTACACTAGCTACTGCAATGCTGTGGCAGATACCCACCCAGCTGCTGATGTGGATATGGATGTAGGCAAGGTGGAGATAGGCAGTGGTGACAGGAAGTGCAGCACTGGTTCTCTGGAGGAGTGGCATGACCAGGATAGACCAGAAGTGTCCCTGCTCTTCCAGTTCCTGCAGATTCTCACTGCCTGCTTTGGTTCCTTTGCTCATGGCGGCAACGATGTCAG CAATGCCATTGGCCCTCTGGTGGCTCTGTACCTAGTCTATCAGACGGGTGATGTGGCTTCCAAAGTGGCAACTCCCATCTGGCTGCTGCTGTATGGAGGTGCTGGAATCTGCATTGGCCTGTGGGTCTGGGGGAGAAGAGTCATTCAGACCATGGGGAAGGATCTGACTCCCATCACACCATCTAG TGGCTTCAGCATTGAACTGGCATCTGCTCTGACTGTGGTGATTGCATCAAATGTTGGTCTTCCTATCAGTACAACGCACTGCAAA GTGGGCTCCGTGGTCTCAGTGGGCTGGCTCCGTTCCAGGAAGGCTGTGGACTGGCGTCTCTTCCGTAACATC